The Streptomyces sp. NBC_00306 sequence TCAGGGCCGCGGCCACGAGATAGGTGACGGCATCCGCCGCGTACGGCACGGCCGCGCCGGCGAGGAGGAGCACCGGCACGACGGGCGCGGCCAGAAAGGCCCCGACGATCTGCTGTGCGGTCATCAGCCGGGCGTTGGCCCCGGCGAGCGCGCCCTCGGGGACCAGGGCGGGCAGCAGCGCGGTCGCGGCGTTGTCGAAGAGCGTCTGGAGGGTGGTGAGGGCGAAGGCGAGCGCCAGCAGCAGGGCGATCGATCCGAGTCCCTGCCAGACCGCCAGGGCGAAGGCCGCCATCAGCAGGCCGCGCAGCAGGTCCACGGCCCACATGGCCCGCCGCTGGTCCACGCGGTCGGCGACCGCGCCGCCCAGCAACCCGAAGAGCAGCCAGGGCAGATATCCGCAGGCGGTCACCGAGGCGATCAGCAGCGGATCGTCGGTGAGCGAGGCGGCGAGCAGCGGCATGGCGGCAAGTCGCAGTGCGTCGCCGAACTTGGAGACGACGGCTGCCGCCCACAGCCGTCCGAATCCCCCGCGCCAGGAGACGCTCCGCGCCTCCACCGTCCCGGCCGTCGTCACAACGTCCCCTTCCCGTCCCATGATCCGGGACGCTACGGGGTGCCACTGACAATCGGCCCGGCCGACGAGAGGGGGCGGGAAAAGCAGACCGGCCGGGCACCGTGAGGTGTCCGGCCGGACGCAAGTTCTAGATCTCGCCCCGCAGTTTGGCAAGCGCTTCGGCGAGGATCGCCTCGCCGTCCGCGTCGCTGCGCCGCTCGCGTACATACGCGAGGTGCGTCTTGTACGGCTCGGTCCGCGGCGGGTCCGGCGGGTTGTCCCGGTCCTGACCGGCCGGGAACCCGCAGCGCGGGCAGTCCCAAGTGTCAGGGACCTGTGCGTCGCTGGCGAAGCTCGGCTGCGTCTCGTGCCCGTTCGAGCACCAGAAGGAGATGCGCAGGCGTGGCGCGGACTCGCCACGCTCGGCCTCGCCCATCGGCCCCGCTCCGACCCGGCTTCCCCGGATCGCGTTGCCACTTGCCACGGTCGTAACTCCCTGCGTGATGGTGCTGCACAGCCTCTCACAGCGGCTGCGCCGCGGTGCCCCAGTCTACGTAAGGCCCAACGCTCGTCCAGTGGTGGGAGTTACACCCCAGCCCGGGACGCGGAAGGCGCGGGTCAGCTGTCCAGCTTCATCAGCAGACCAAGTACGACAATGCACGCGAACCACAGCAGACCGACCACCACGGTGATGCGGTCGAGGTTGCGCTCGGCGACCGAGGAGCCGCCCACGGACGACTGCATGCCACCGCCGAACATGTCGGAGAGGCCGCCGCCCTTCCCCTTGTGCATCAGCACGAGCAGCATCAGCAGCAGGCTGAAAGCGATCAGGGCGATCGAGAACCCCATAACCACGGCTGGACCCTACTTCCTGGCAATTCTCTCGGGACATCTACGGACGAGCGGGGGCCCGGGCTCCACAGCCTCAGGCCCCCGCAAGGGTACGACGGATCCGCGCTACCGCATACTCACTGGTCGCGGAACCGGACGATCTTGACGAACTCGTCGGCGTCCAGTGCCGCGCCACCGACCAGAGCGCCGTCCACATCGGGCTGCGCCATGATCGCGGCGACGTTTCCGGACTTCACGGAGCCGCCGTACTGGATGCGCACCTTGTCGGCGAGCTCCTGCGAGTACAGCTCGGCCAGCCGCCCGCGGATCGCCCCGCAGACCTCCTGGGCGTCCTCCGGGGTGGCGACCTCACCGGTGCCGATGGCCCACACGGGCTCGTACGCGATCACGATGGACTCGGCCTGCTCGGCCGGGACGTCCTTCAGACCGCCTTCGAGCTGGTTCAGCGTGTACTGGACCTGCTGGCCGGCCTTGCGGACGTCCAGGCCCTCGCCGATGCAGAGGATCGGGGTCAGACCGTGCCGGAACGCTGCCTTCACCTTGGCGTTGCAGATCTCGTCCGTCTCGGCGTGGTACTGCCGGCGCTCGGAGTGGCCCACCGCGACATAGGTGCACTTCAGCTTGGCCAGCATCAGGCCCGAGATCTCGCCGGTGTACGCGCCGGAGTCGTGCGCCGAGAGGTCCTGGGCGCCGTACTTGATCTTCAGCTTGTCGCCGTCGATCAGGGTCTGGACGGACCGCAGGTCGGTGAAGGGCGGCAGGACCGACACCTCCACGGCGTCGTAGTCCTTGTCGGACAGCGCGAAGGCGAGCTTCTGGACGTGGGCGATGGCCTCGAGGTGGTTGAGGTTCATCTTCCAGTTGCCCGCCATCAGCGGGGTACGGGTGGTCATGAGTGAGTCAGTCCTCCAGTGCGGCGAGGCCGGGAAGCGTCTTGCCCTCGAGGTACTCGAGGCTTGCGCCGCCACCGGTCGAGATGTGGCCGAATGCCTTCTCGTCGAAGCCCAGGATCCGCACGGCCGCGGCGGAGTCCCCGCCGCCGACCACGCTGAAGGCCGGGGACTCGACGAGCGCCTGGGCGACGGCCTTGGTGCCCTCGGCGTAGTCGGGGTGCTCGAAGACGCCCATCGGACCGTTCCAGAAAACGGTGGCCGCGTCGGCGAGCTTCGATGCGTAAAGCTTGCGGGTCTCGGGACCGATGTCCAGACCCTCCTCGTCGGCCGGGATCGCGTCCGCGGCGACGACGGTGGGATGGGCCGGGGCCTTGGTCTTGAGGTCCGGGAATTCCGGGGCGACCAGGACGTCGACGGGGAGCACGAACTCCACGCCCTTCGCCTCGGCGCGCGTCAGGTACTCCTTGACCGCCGGGATCTGGTCCTCCTGGAGCAGCGAGATACCGACCTCGTGGCCCTGGGCCTTGAGGAAGGTGTACGCCATGCCGCCGCCGATCAGGATGCGGTCGGCCTTCTCCAGCAGATGGTCGATCACACCGAGCTTGTCGGAGACCTTGGCTCCGCCGAGCACGACGACGTACGGGCGTGCCACGTCCTCCGTGAGCTTCTTGAGGACGCCGACCTCGGTGGCGATCAGCTGGCCGGCCGCGTGCGGCAGGCGGGCCGGCAGGTCGTACACGGAGGCGTGCTTGCGGTGCACGGCGCCGAAGCCGTCGCCGACGTACACATCGGCCAGGGCGGCGAGCTCGTCGGCGAAGGCGCCGCGCTCGGCGTCGTCCTTGCTCGTCTCACCGGGGTTGAAGCGGAGGTTCTCGATCACCGCGACCTGGCCGTCCGCCAGGCCGGCGACGACGGAGCGGGCCGACTCGCCGACGGTGTCGGTCGCGAAGGCGACGTCGGTGCCGAGCAGTTCACCGAGCCGGGCGGCCGCGGGGGCCAGCGAGAAGGCCGGGTCCGGGGCGCCCTTGGGGCGGCCGAGGTGGGAGGCGACGACGACGCGGGCGCCGGCCTCGGCGAGCTTGGCGACGGTCGGCTGGACGGCCCGGATACGGCCGTCGTCGGTGATGGTGGTGCCGTCGAGCGGCACGTTCAGGTCGGCGCGGACGAAAACGCGCTGACCCGCGACCCCTTCTGCAAGAAGCTGGTCGATCGTCTTCATGGTCAGAACTCCTGGGACGGCGGGACGTGCGACAGGGCTCGAACCGCGCCACACTGCGCGTGCCCGAGCCCTGTCGCTCACATCGGGGTGCTCTCGGTGCCGGTCGGAGCTGTCAGAGCCGGCCGCCGACGAAGACCGTGAGGTCCACGAGGCGGTTGGAGTAGCCCCACTCGTTGTCGTACCAGCCGAGGATCTTCACCGTGTTGCCCTCCTGGACCATGGTCAGGGAGGAGTCGAAGGTGCAGGAGGCCGGGTCGCCGACGATGTCCGAGGAGACGATCGGGTCCTCGGTGTAGGTCAGGAAGCCCTTGAGGTCGCCGTCGTCGGACGCCTTCTTGAACGCGGCGTTGACCTCGTCCTTGGTGACCTCGCGCTGCAGCGTCACGACCAGGTCGGTGGCCGAACCGGTCGGGACCGGCACGCGCATCGCGATGCCGTCGAGCTTGCCCTTGAGCTGCGGGAGGACCAGAGCGGTGGCCTTCGCGGCACCCGTCGTGGTCGGAATGATGTTCTCGGCCGCGGCGCGGGCGCGACGCAGGTCCGAGTGCGGGAAGTCCAGGATGCGCTGGTCGTTGGTGTACGCGTGGACCGTGGTCATCAGGCCCTTGACGATGCCGAAGTTCTCGTCGAGAACCTTGGCCATCGGCGCCACACAGTTGGTGGTGCAGGAGGCGTTGGAGATGACGTGGTGCTTGTCCGCGTCGTACTTGTCCTGGTTGACGCCCATCACGATGGTGATGTCCTCGTCCTTGGCCGGAGCCGAGATGAGGACCTTCTTGGCGCCGCCCGCGATGTGCTTCGCGGCGTCCGCCTTCTTCGTGAAGATGCCGGTCGACTCGACGACGATGTCGACGCCCAGCTCGCCCCACGGGATGTCGGCGGGGTTGCGCTCGGAGAGCACCTTGATCGTGTGGCCGTCGACCGTGATGGTGTCGGCGGTGTGGGTCACCTCGGCCTTGAGGCGGCCCAGGATCGTGTCGTACTTCAGCAAGTGGGCCGTGGTCGCAGTGTCACCCAGGTCGTTGACAGCCACGATCTCGATGTCTGCACCCTGCTCCAGCAGCGCGCGGAAGTAGTTACGACCGATGCGGCCAAAGCCGTTGATGCCTACGCGGATCGTCACGAACCGATCTCCTCGTTAGGTACGCCGGTTTTCGACGCCGGCGAGTTGTATGGGATGTCCCCGACCGCCTCCGACCCTACCTCTCCGGAAGCCACGGAGTGACATCGGAACGGCCCCTGTGTGGCGGTGGCGGCCCGTACCCCTCAGTAGGGTGCACGGGCCGCCGGAACCGCGGTGGGAGCCGCGGTCTCCGTCACCCGGGGTCAGCGCCCGAGTGCGCCGAGAGCACGGCCGACGATCTTCTTGCGGTCGGTCGCGCCGGGGACGTGCTCCAGGCCGAATCCGATCAGCACGGTGTCCCGCGTGGTGACCGCAGCCGCCGACGGGAACAGGTCCTGGCTGCGTTCCCAGGTCCCGCGCAGCGCCGGGCTGCCGTCGGGCGCCGGACCCGTCGTCCACGGCCCGAGCGAGGTCTCGAATCCCTCGGCGCCCTGTCCGGCGGCGGTGACCAGCCTGGTGTCGTCCACGAAGATGCCGCGGCCGCCGTCACTGGGGTCGGTGATGTACGAGACGGAGACCTCGATCTGCTTGCCCGCGTAGGCGCTCAGATCGAACGAGGCGGCCTTCCAGCCGTCGGAGGCACCGGTGAACGAGTGCCAGGCGCCGCTGGTGCCGGTCGCCGTGCAGCCGCCGGATCCCACGGTGAGGTAATGCCGCAGGAACGGGTGCTGGTTGACGTAGAACCCCTGGTCGCACTGGGTCGGCACGGTCGTCCGTGTACCGCCGTTACTGTCCGGCAGGGTGGTCCAGTCGTCCTGGCCGACGGTGTGGACCTCGACGACGGCGTTGTCGTAACCGGGTTCGGTGTTGAAGCTGATCCGCAGGTTCAGCGCCGGCCGGTCGGCGGCGGTGGTGCCGGTCAGATCGACCGCCTGCGACAGCCGCATCCAGGAGGAGTTGCGGTGGCTCGCCGCCGCGTACCACTGTCCGTCGTACGGCGAGAACGGCATCTTCACGCCCGGGTAGTCGCCCGCGGCCGCGCTGCGGAACTGCGGGAACTGCGCGGGCGGCAGGCTGTCCGAGGTGATCGTGTACGCACCCGCCGCGTCCAGCGGGTTGCCGGGTGCGTCGCCGAGCGCGCCCGCGGCGCCGGAGAGGCGTCCGGTGCCGAGGAAGTCCGCCGCCCCGGCGAGCGAGGCGCGTCCCGACGCACCGAGGTAGTACTGCGCGAAGTCGTCGCTGAGCGCCCCGCCGAGGTCGGCGTTGCCGCCGGCCCGTTCACCGGTGGTGATGAGCTTGCCACCCTCGTTGACGAAGTCGCGTACGGCCTGGGTGGTGGGCCAGGAAGGTGCGGCGGCTCCGGTGTACCAGAGGGCCGTGTCGAAGTGGCCGAGCACGCCGAGCCGGTGCGGCACGCCCTGGGTGGCGACGTCCCAGACCGCGCTGCGCTCGCCGTTGTCGGCGAGTGCCTTGGTGTACGCGGCCGTGTTCTTCGCGGCGGCGGTGCCGCCCTCCTCGGCGATCACGAGCGTGTCGCCGCGCGGCCGCCCGGCGATCGTGTACGTGAAGTGCTCGCTCGCGGTGGGCTTTCCGGCCCGGGTCTCGCCGGTGAACCAGACCTCGACCGTGTCGCCGACGTCGCCGTCCTTGACCTTGGCGCGGTACTCGTCGAAGAGGATGTTGTCCTCACCGCCGTAGGTCTCGCCGCCCTTCCAGGGCTTCAGCGCCTGGTCGTGGACCCGCCCGCCGTTGACGCGGTAGCGGAGCTCCTTGTCGCGCACCGACTTGCGGGCCACGACGGAGACCTCCTGGTCGCCGCCGCGCGCGTAGGAGACCGTGAAGGGGTCGGGGGTGAAGTCCGCGGCCTTCAGGCCCAGCGAGGAGGACGGCTGGTCCGGGTGCAGGGACGTCTCGGCGACGGAGAGCGCGAACGGGACGTTCTTGGCGAACTCCTGCTGGATCAGCTTCTCGTCGTCGGGGAAGGTGAAGACGGAGGCGCAGTCGGCCGCGTTCCAGGGGTCCTGGGGATCGATCCTGGAGACGGTGGCACAGGTCGACATCTCCGGGGTGTACATCATCATCCCGTTGACGTTGGCCGCGTGCCCGTCGGCCTCACCGTTGGTGGTGTAGAGCTCGGAGGAGACCTGCGGACGGTAGCCGGGGATCGCCGAGTTCTCGGGGGTGCCGGCGAGCGACCGGTAGAGGACGTCGTCCGGCGTCGGTGTGGCGACCTGCCAGCCCACTCCGTACAGCAGCAGTTCGGCCGCGGAGTGGTAGTTGATGCCGTAGGAGAAGCCGATGCGCTTCTGGAAGCGGTCGATGGCCTTGGTCTCCGGCTCGGAGGCCGGGCCGGTGCCCCGGAAGGTCTCGTCGAACGGGTCGGGGGACGAACCCTCGTTGTCGTAGCCCCACTTGTAGGTGAAGTTCCGGTTGAGGTCGACGCCGTCGCCCGTGTTGACCGCGCCGTCACCGTTGTTGTCGCGGAGGTTCTTGCGCCACTGCCGCTGCTGGGTGCCGGTGAACGAGTAGTCGTACCCGTCGGGATTGGCGGACAGCACGAACCACAGCTCGCTGCTGTTCACGATCTTGGTGACGCGGGGGTCCTTGCCGTAGTTGGCGAGGTAGTAGTGCATCAGCCGCCGGGTCATCTCCGGAGTGATCCACTCACGCGCGTGCTGGTTGGACATGTACAGCGTCGCGGGCTTGGAGCCGTCCGCCGACTTCGCCGCGCCCTTGCTGAGCTTGAGCGCGAGGATGTCCTGGCCCTTGACCGTCTTGCCGATGCTGATGACCTTGGTGAGGCCGGGGTTGGCCTGCGCGGTGGCGAGGATCTCGCGCTGGAGGCCCTTCTCGCCGCTGTACGGACGGAAGACGCCGTCGCCGGCGGCGGCGACCCGGTTCCTCGCCGCCGGGGAGACGGTGTGCTCGGTGATGCCGACGCCCTGCTCGCGCAGTTCACCGGCCTGACGTTTCGTGAGGTAGAGCTCGACGGTCGCCGTGCCCTTGTCGGGCACCTGTTCCGTCAGTTCGTGCCCGTCGGCGCCCGCCGCGAGGATCAGGGGCACCTGGGCCTTGGTGACTTTCGCGTGCCACACGGACAGCCCGTCGCCGTTCCCTCCGCCGGGTTCGGCGCGGGCGATCGGAGCCGCCGCAAGTGTTGCGGTCAGCAGTGAAGCCGCGGCGAGGATCGATCTCGCTCTGCGTCTCATAAGCCCCCCTTGCTGGTGTCTGCCAGGAAAGTGAACAGACGCCAGACTCATCACACCCCATGGCCATGTCAAGAAGGCCGGGCCGGGCACACGAGTGAACAACAGACGCTGCCGGTGCCTGGGGGCACCGGCAGCGTCGGGTGAGGCGGGAAGCGGTGTGTCAGCCGACGAGACCGTCGGCCAGTTCCTCGGAGAGAGTGGACTCGGTGCCGGGGATGCCGAGGTCCTGTGCGCGCTTGTCGGCCATCGCCAGCAGCCGGCGGATCCGGCCCGCGACCGCGTCCTTCGTCAGCGGCGGGTCGGCGAGCGCGCCCAGCTCCTCCAGGGAGGCCTGCTTGTGCTCCATGCGCAGCCGGCCGGCGGCGGCGAGGTGCTCGGGCACCTCCTCGCCCAGGATCTCCAGCGCGCGCTGGACCCGGGCGCCTGCCGCGACCGCGGCCCGTGCCGAGCGGCGGAGGTTGGCGTCGTC is a genomic window containing:
- the gap gene encoding type I glyceraldehyde-3-phosphate dehydrogenase, translating into MTIRVGINGFGRIGRNYFRALLEQGADIEIVAVNDLGDTATTAHLLKYDTILGRLKAEVTHTADTITVDGHTIKVLSERNPADIPWGELGVDIVVESTGIFTKKADAAKHIAGGAKKVLISAPAKDEDITIVMGVNQDKYDADKHHVISNASCTTNCVAPMAKVLDENFGIVKGLMTTVHAYTNDQRILDFPHSDLRRARAAAENIIPTTTGAAKATALVLPQLKGKLDGIAMRVPVPTGSATDLVVTLQREVTKDEVNAAFKKASDDGDLKGFLTYTEDPIVSSDIVGDPASCTFDSSLTMVQEGNTVKILGWYDNEWGYSNRLVDLTVFVGGRL
- the tpiA gene encoding triose-phosphate isomerase — translated: MTTRTPLMAGNWKMNLNHLEAIAHVQKLAFALSDKDYDAVEVSVLPPFTDLRSVQTLIDGDKLKIKYGAQDLSAHDSGAYTGEISGLMLAKLKCTYVAVGHSERRQYHAETDEICNAKVKAAFRHGLTPILCIGEGLDVRKAGQQVQYTLNQLEGGLKDVPAEQAESIVIAYEPVWAIGTGEVATPEDAQEVCGAIRGRLAELYSQELADKVRIQYGGSVKSGNVAAIMAQPDVDGALVGGAALDADEFVKIVRFRDQ
- a CDS encoding RNA polymerase-binding protein RbpA, whose product is MASGNAIRGSRVGAGPMGEAERGESAPRLRISFWCSNGHETQPSFASDAQVPDTWDCPRCGFPAGQDRDNPPDPPRTEPYKTHLAYVRERRSDADGEAILAEALAKLRGEI
- a CDS encoding M14 family metallopeptidase, with amino-acid sequence MRRRARSILAAASLLTATLAAAPIARAEPGGGNGDGLSVWHAKVTKAQVPLILAAGADGHELTEQVPDKGTATVELYLTKRQAGELREQGVGITEHTVSPAARNRVAAAGDGVFRPYSGEKGLQREILATAQANPGLTKVISIGKTVKGQDILALKLSKGAAKSADGSKPATLYMSNQHAREWITPEMTRRLMHYYLANYGKDPRVTKIVNSSELWFVLSANPDGYDYSFTGTQQRQWRKNLRDNNGDGAVNTGDGVDLNRNFTYKWGYDNEGSSPDPFDETFRGTGPASEPETKAIDRFQKRIGFSYGINYHSAAELLLYGVGWQVATPTPDDVLYRSLAGTPENSAIPGYRPQVSSELYTTNGEADGHAANVNGMMMYTPEMSTCATVSRIDPQDPWNAADCASVFTFPDDEKLIQQEFAKNVPFALSVAETSLHPDQPSSSLGLKAADFTPDPFTVSYARGGDQEVSVVARKSVRDKELRYRVNGGRVHDQALKPWKGGETYGGEDNILFDEYRAKVKDGDVGDTVEVWFTGETRAGKPTASEHFTYTIAGRPRGDTLVIAEEGGTAAAKNTAAYTKALADNGERSAVWDVATQGVPHRLGVLGHFDTALWYTGAAAPSWPTTQAVRDFVNEGGKLITTGERAGGNADLGGALSDDFAQYYLGASGRASLAGAADFLGTGRLSGAAGALGDAPGNPLDAAGAYTITSDSLPPAQFPQFRSAAAGDYPGVKMPFSPYDGQWYAAASHRNSSWMRLSQAVDLTGTTAADRPALNLRISFNTEPGYDNAVVEVHTVGQDDWTTLPDSNGGTRTTVPTQCDQGFYVNQHPFLRHYLTVGSGGCTATGTSGAWHSFTGASDGWKAASFDLSAYAGKQIEVSVSYITDPSDGGRGIFVDDTRLVTAAGQGAEGFETSLGPWTTGPAPDGSPALRGTWERSQDLFPSAAAVTTRDTVLIGFGLEHVPGATDRKKIVGRALGALGR
- the secG gene encoding preprotein translocase subunit SecG, with the protein product MGFSIALIAFSLLLMLLVLMHKGKGGGLSDMFGGGMQSSVGGSSVAERNLDRITVVVGLLWFACIVVLGLLMKLDS
- a CDS encoding phosphoglycerate kinase, which gives rise to MKTIDQLLAEGVAGQRVFVRADLNVPLDGTTITDDGRIRAVQPTVAKLAEAGARVVVASHLGRPKGAPDPAFSLAPAAARLGELLGTDVAFATDTVGESARSVVAGLADGQVAVIENLRFNPGETSKDDAERGAFADELAALADVYVGDGFGAVHRKHASVYDLPARLPHAAGQLIATEVGVLKKLTEDVARPYVVVLGGAKVSDKLGVIDHLLEKADRILIGGGMAYTFLKAQGHEVGISLLQEDQIPAVKEYLTRAEAKGVEFVLPVDVLVAPEFPDLKTKAPAHPTVVAADAIPADEEGLDIGPETRKLYASKLADAATVFWNGPMGVFEHPDYAEGTKAVAQALVESPAFSVVGGGDSAAAVRILGFDEKAFGHISTGGGASLEYLEGKTLPGLAALED